In Sphingomonas sp. SUN019, one genomic interval encodes:
- a CDS encoding alpha-galactosidase has translation MTAFSEEMRLDGRAVTLVIAIQQDAPVVLYWGPRIDTTVTAAMLQTLATRDVAPSSPSQDAVVALTPMPGAGFPGRPGIGVDRAGVDWAVNAVVTAMTQETGSITIESVDTAHGIALTHRLRLSPDDDVLIASTTLRNIGSESLAVASLVAPVIPLPDSATRLTAFEGRWSGEFQTVAIDRPPGLWMRENRRGRTSHDSFPGLIAHDAGTTERHGDAYGFHLGWSGNHRIHVETLPDGRAHVAMEALYLPGEIRLEPGETLSTPDLYASATADGLTVLSRGFHKFLRRRPEHDRLRIRPRPVHYNTWEAVYFDHDPAVLMQMADRAAAIGAERFVLDDGWFLGRRHDRAGLGDWSVDPAIYPEGLAPLIAHVEAAGMEFGLWVEPEMVSIDSDLYRAHPDWAMATPPAPPRPFRSQLVLDFGRAEVRDHIHTQIGALLADHRICYLKWDMNSDLNQPGGVDGRAAADAHVRGVYEVLDRLRVEHPQIEIESCASGGGRADYAILSRTDRIWTSDSNDALDRLSIQRGFSHFFPAELMGSHVGPATCHITGRRLTMATRVQTAFFGHMGMELDLRDLDEAAFADLAAGIALHKEYRGLIHAGDHLRLDPRPGVDAFGIVTADRGEALFSYTCVEERRAAHPARLRLAGLDPDGQYAMRSIWPRATEATTVSGDALMRAGWQPPRLHPGTGVILHLVRA, from the coding sequence ATGACTGCCTTTTCGGAAGAGATGCGCCTGGACGGACGCGCGGTGACGCTGGTGATCGCGATCCAGCAGGACGCACCGGTCGTCCTTTATTGGGGGCCGCGGATCGACACGACGGTGACCGCCGCGATGTTGCAGACGCTGGCCACGCGCGATGTTGCGCCGTCGTCGCCGTCGCAGGACGCGGTGGTGGCGCTGACCCCGATGCCCGGTGCGGGGTTTCCGGGGCGGCCCGGAATCGGCGTCGACCGCGCGGGTGTGGACTGGGCGGTGAACGCGGTCGTAACCGCGATGACGCAGGAAACCGGTTCAATCACGATCGAGAGCGTCGATACGGCACACGGCATCGCGCTGACGCATCGGCTCCGCCTGTCGCCCGATGACGACGTGCTGATCGCGTCGACGACACTGCGCAACATCGGCAGCGAATCGCTGGCGGTCGCCTCGCTCGTCGCGCCGGTGATCCCGTTGCCCGATTCGGCAACGCGATTGACCGCGTTCGAGGGGCGCTGGTCGGGCGAATTCCAGACCGTCGCCATCGATCGCCCGCCGGGATTATGGATGCGCGAGAACCGGCGTGGACGGACCAGTCACGACAGCTTTCCGGGGCTGATCGCGCACGACGCAGGCACAACGGAACGGCACGGCGATGCTTATGGCTTCCACCTCGGATGGAGCGGCAACCATCGTATCCACGTCGAGACGCTGCCCGACGGGCGTGCGCACGTCGCGATGGAGGCGCTATACCTTCCCGGCGAAATCCGCCTCGAACCCGGCGAGACGCTGTCGACGCCCGACCTGTACGCGTCAGCCACCGCGGACGGCCTGACTGTCCTGTCGCGCGGTTTCCACAAGTTTCTGCGCCGCCGCCCAGAGCATGACCGGCTCCGCATCCGCCCGCGCCCGGTCCACTACAATACCTGGGAGGCGGTGTATTTCGATCACGACCCCGCGGTGCTGATGCAGATGGCGGACCGCGCCGCGGCGATCGGGGCGGAGCGCTTCGTGCTGGACGACGGCTGGTTCCTGGGGCGACGCCATGACCGCGCGGGGCTGGGCGACTGGTCGGTCGATCCGGCGATATATCCCGAAGGCCTCGCGCCGCTGATCGCACATGTCGAGGCGGCGGGCATGGAGTTCGGGCTGTGGGTCGAGCCCGAAATGGTGTCGATCGACAGCGATCTGTACCGCGCGCATCCCGATTGGGCGATGGCGACCCCGCCCGCCCCGCCGCGGCCGTTCCGAAGCCAGCTGGTGCTCGACTTCGGCCGCGCCGAGGTGCGCGACCACATCCATACGCAGATCGGCGCGCTGCTCGCCGATCACCGCATCTGCTATCTCAAATGGGACATGAACAGCGACCTGAACCAGCCGGGCGGTGTGGACGGTCGCGCCGCCGCGGACGCACATGTGCGCGGCGTGTACGAGGTGCTCGATCGGCTGCGCGTCGAGCATCCGCAGATCGAGATCGAAAGCTGCGCATCGGGGGGCGGCCGCGCCGATTATGCGATCCTTTCGCGGACCGACCGCATCTGGACATCGGATTCGAACGATGCGCTCGACCGGCTGAGCATCCAGCGCGGCTTTTCGCATTTCTTCCCGGCCGAATTGATGGGTTCGCACGTCGGCCCCGCGACGTGCCACATCACCGGGCGGCGGCTGACGATGGCGACGCGTGTCCAGACCGCCTTCTTCGGGCACATGGGGATGGAACTGGACCTGCGCGATCTGGACGAGGCCGCGTTCGCCGATCTGGCCGCGGGGATCGCGCTGCACAAAGAATACCGCGGATTGATCCATGCGGGCGATCACCTGCGGCTCGATCCGCGGCCGGGCGTCGACGCGTTCGGCATTGTCACGGCGGATCGCGGCGAGGCGCTGTTCTCCTACACCTGCGTCGAGGAGCGCCGCGCGGCGCATCCGGCGCGGCTGCGGCTGGCGGGGCTTGATCCGGACGGGCAGTATGCGATGCGATCGATCTGGCCGCGCGCCACGGAAGCCACCACGGTCAGCGGCGACGCGTTGATGCGCGCGGGTTGGCAGCCGCCGCGGCTCCATCCGGGCACGGGCGTCATCCTCCACCTCGTCCGGGCATAA
- a CDS encoding beta-galactosidase, giving the protein MLGVCYYPEHWPEDWWAEDAARMQALGLTYVRIGEFAWSRLEPQPGAYDFAWFDRAIDTLGAAGLKVVIGTPTATPPKWLADRDPDMLPVDPATGRIRGFGSRRHYDFSSESYAREALRITEALARRYGEHPAVAGWQTDNELCCHNTALSASPAARDGFRAWCGARYQSIDALNRAWGNVFWSMEYRDFDEIELPVGAVTETSPAHRLAWRRYASDTVVAWHDAMVRMLRRHSPGRFVTHNFIPMDETGVDNQALAAPLDFAAYDNYPLGRTDLLMADAPAEAFRPYMRTGHPDYGAVFFDRTRCLTSRGFWVMEQQPGPVNWAGHNPRPLPGMVRLWTWEAFAHGADVVSYFRWRQAPFAQEQMHAGLERPDRSQAEAWPEVSQVAAELASVALAALSTATAPVAILVDDETQWLTEIERQGNSYDYKSIVLQYYSALRELGVDVDFIGPDADPAPYRLIVAPALSTPKPEMVERLRACEAIVLFGPRSGAKTLDATIPEGLAPGPLRSLIPIRVLATETIRPDCPGEIVRDGQRFASTMWRETIDPGDCTVAATYEDGAPALIRNGRSAYLATLTDAAFLADLFGSLCAEAGVATFELPKDLRVRRRGPVTFAFNYGADEVAAPAPADAEFLLGGAVIGPRDLAAWRTT; this is encoded by the coding sequence GTGCTAGGCGTTTGTTATTATCCCGAACATTGGCCCGAGGATTGGTGGGCCGAGGACGCCGCGCGCATGCAGGCGCTCGGCCTGACGTACGTGCGGATCGGTGAATTCGCATGGTCGCGGCTGGAACCGCAACCGGGCGCGTACGACTTCGCCTGGTTCGATCGCGCGATTGATACGCTGGGCGCGGCCGGGCTGAAGGTGGTGATCGGCACCCCCACTGCGACGCCGCCGAAATGGCTAGCCGACCGCGATCCCGACATGCTCCCGGTCGATCCTGCGACGGGCCGCATCCGCGGCTTCGGTTCGCGCCGTCACTATGACTTCTCCAGCGAAAGTTACGCGCGAGAGGCGTTGCGGATCACCGAGGCGCTGGCGCGGCGATACGGCGAGCATCCCGCGGTCGCAGGGTGGCAGACCGATAACGAACTATGCTGCCACAACACCGCGCTCAGCGCCTCGCCCGCCGCGCGCGATGGTTTTCGCGCGTGGTGCGGCGCGCGCTATCAAAGCATCGACGCCCTGAACAGGGCGTGGGGCAACGTGTTCTGGTCGATGGAGTATCGCGACTTCGACGAGATCGAATTGCCGGTCGGTGCTGTGACCGAGACCAGTCCAGCACATCGCCTCGCGTGGCGGCGCTACGCGTCGGACACGGTGGTTGCCTGGCATGATGCGATGGTCAGGATGCTGCGGCGGCATTCGCCCGGCCGCTTCGTCACGCACAATTTCATTCCGATGGACGAGACGGGCGTCGACAACCAGGCGCTCGCCGCGCCGCTCGACTTCGCGGCCTATGACAATTATCCGCTCGGCCGGACCGACCTATTGATGGCGGACGCCCCGGCGGAAGCTTTTCGCCCGTATATGCGCACCGGGCACCCTGATTATGGCGCGGTGTTCTTCGACCGCACGCGCTGCCTGACGAGCCGCGGTTTCTGGGTGATGGAGCAGCAGCCCGGCCCGGTGAACTGGGCAGGACACAATCCTCGCCCGTTGCCCGGCATGGTGCGGCTGTGGACGTGGGAGGCGTTCGCGCACGGGGCCGACGTCGTCAGCTATTTCCGTTGGCGGCAGGCGCCGTTCGCGCAGGAACAGATGCACGCCGGGCTGGAGCGCCCCGACCGCAGTCAGGCGGAGGCATGGCCCGAGGTTTCGCAGGTCGCCGCCGAACTGGCGAGCGTCGCTCTCGCCGCGCTTTCGACCGCGACCGCGCCGGTCGCGATCCTTGTCGACGACGAGACGCAGTGGCTGACCGAGATCGAGCGGCAGGGGAACAGCTACGATTACAAAAGCATCGTGCTGCAATATTACAGCGCGCTGCGCGAACTTGGCGTCGATGTGGATTTCATCGGCCCCGATGCCGATCCCGCGCCGTATCGACTGATCGTCGCTCCCGCGCTCTCGACGCCAAAACCGGAGATGGTGGAGCGGTTGCGAGCGTGCGAGGCCATCGTCCTGTTCGGCCCGCGATCGGGCGCGAAGACGCTCGATGCGACGATTCCCGAAGGTCTTGCGCCGGGTCCGCTACGGTCGCTGATTCCGATCCGCGTACTCGCGACAGAGACGATCCGCCCCGATTGTCCCGGCGAAATCGTCCGCGACGGACAGCGTTTCGCTAGCACGATGTGGCGCGAGACGATCGATCCGGGCGACTGCACGGTCGCGGCGACGTATGAGGACGGCGCGCCCGCGCTGATCCGCAACGGCCGCTCCGCCTATCTTGCTACGCTGACGGACGCCGCGTTTCTCGCCGACCTGTTCGGGTCGCTCTGTGCGGAGGCGGGCGTCGCAACGTTCGAACTACCGAAGGATTTGCGCGTTCGTCGACGCGGTCCCGTCACCTTTGCGTTCAATTACGGCGCGGACGAGGTTGCGGCGCCTGCACCCGCGGACGCGGAATTCTTGTTGGGCGGGGCAGTCATCGGCCCGCGCGACCTCGCTGCCTGGAGGACGACATGA
- a CDS encoding dienelactone hydrolase — MIRRLIAIAAIGLAAVPLTAQDAPPASIEADAPALAPRGTLPVGTASLTLVAPERPDVLRPGPTGFPRGNRSLPIEIWYPAAAAGTQRTTYEMPRPDLGDNAPAGTVRFDGQATRDAASAKGRFPLVVLSHGFGNRAVMWSALAENLASKGYVVAAIEHGDVSAKEAGSPLTSFLSTVVHRAADQRFVIDELTRRAKSGQGVFAHADAAKVALIGYSMGGFGALTTAGAGYDPNGGLFRQVPGGLLDAALEDRVTAPANLRALVAIAPWGGAAATRMWTSAALGKIAIPSLIIDGDHDDIVDYEGGVRWLFGAMTRSDRHLLIYRDARHNIGMNASPPALRNDFRYRERYDEPVWRADRLLAVNAHFITAFLDSRIKGEAAAGRYLDVPTPIASDGDWPLAQGAQAGTSTAGPPSYWPGFQRRWAMGLELHRGPLTTRAKE; from the coding sequence ATGATCCGCCGCCTGATCGCCATCGCCGCCATCGGCCTGGCCGCGGTTCCGCTGACCGCGCAGGACGCGCCACCCGCTTCGATCGAGGCGGATGCGCCTGCGCTGGCCCCCCGTGGGACATTGCCGGTCGGGACCGCATCGCTGACGTTGGTCGCGCCCGAGCGCCCCGACGTTCTCCGTCCCGGCCCGACCGGTTTCCCGCGCGGAAACCGCTCGCTACCGATCGAGATATGGTATCCGGCCGCCGCCGCTGGCACTCAGCGAACGACATACGAAATGCCGCGTCCCGACCTGGGCGACAACGCCCCGGCCGGCACCGTCCGGTTCGACGGGCAGGCGACGCGCGACGCCGCGTCCGCCAAGGGACGCTTTCCGCTCGTCGTCTTGTCGCACGGCTTCGGCAATCGCGCGGTGATGTGGAGCGCGCTCGCCGAAAACCTCGCGTCCAAGGGCTATGTCGTCGCGGCGATCGAACACGGCGACGTCAGCGCGAAAGAGGCCGGATCGCCGCTCACCTCCTTCCTCTCGACCGTCGTCCACCGCGCCGCCGACCAGCGCTTCGTGATCGACGAACTCACCCGCCGCGCGAAATCGGGGCAGGGCGTCTTTGCCCATGCCGATGCCGCAAAGGTCGCGCTGATCGGTTACTCGATGGGCGGGTTCGGCGCGCTGACGACAGCGGGCGCAGGCTATGATCCGAACGGCGGATTGTTTCGGCAAGTGCCTGGCGGGCTGCTGGATGCAGCGCTTGAGGATCGTGTGACCGCACCCGCCAACCTGCGCGCGCTGGTCGCGATCGCGCCGTGGGGTGGGGCGGCGGCGACGCGGATGTGGACTTCCGCCGCGCTTGGCAAGATCGCGATACCCAGCCTGATCATCGACGGCGATCATGACGACATCGTCGATTATGAGGGGGGCGTGCGCTGGCTGTTCGGCGCGATGACGCGCAGCGACCGGCATCTGCTGATCTATCGCGACGCGCGCCACAATATCGGCATGAACGCAAGCCCGCCCGCGTTGCGAAACGACTTCCGCTACCGTGAGCGCTATGACGAACCGGTGTGGCGCGCCGACCGGCTGCTCGCGGTCAACGCGCATTTCATTACCGCCTTTCTCGACTCGCGGATCAAGGGCGAGGCGGCGGCGGGGCGCTATCTCGATGTGCCGACGCCGATCGCCAGCGATGGTGATTGGCCGCTGGCGCAAGGCGCTCAGGCCGGGACGTCCACCGCCGGGCCGCCCAGCTATTGGCCGGGCTTCCAGCGGCGCTGGGCGATGGGACTGGAATTGCACCGTGGCCCGCTGACCACCAGGGCGAAGGAATAA